The nucleotide window GAGGACCTTTTTATTCCGGGCGACCTTGCCGATCTCCTCATACTTGATTTTCGCCAGGGGCGGGTACATCATCACGATGAGGCCGATGGCAATCGGCCACGAGATCGTCCCGGTGCTCAGCCCCTCAAGGCTCTTTGCCAGACTGGGGAATAAGAATCCGCCGAGGACGCCGATACCCATAGCGATAAAAATCCATAACGTTAGGAATCTGTCGAGAAACGACAGCCGTGATTGCCTTTTTTGATGATTCATAGACGTTGCCTTTCACAAAGATTATTTCACGCCGAGCTTTGCGAAGATTTTCTTAACATCGTCGACTTTGAGAAGCTTGCCGTACGAAACGACTTTGCCGTCCACCACAAGACCCGGGGTTTGCATCACGCCGTATTTAGCGATTTCAAGCGCGTCCCCAACGTTCACGACATCATCGGTAAATCCGAGCTCTTTGACCGCCTGTTTGACATTATTGAAGGTATCTGTGCTCTTTTGGCAGCAAGCGCCCAAAACGACGAAGCGCGCGTTACTGTTAACAGTTTTTTCGGCAGGCTTCTCACAGCACTTTCCATCTGCGTCTCCACTGCCGCAGCACGATGTTTCTTTTTTTCTGATAAATTTGATAATGGACATTATAAACTCCTTTCAGTTTTAGCAGCTGCACTTTGTGATGCCGCAGCACAATCCTTCCGCTTTATTCCTTTTTCCTTCAAAAAATCGTTTTAGGTTATCCGGCAGTACATATTGATTTGGTCGGTGCGCATGCCTTTCCGGCCCGTAGACTGCGCGGAGAAGTGCGTCGATAAGCATTGCTTTAGGCGGGACTTCATATTCTTTCCCGTCAAAAACAAAAACTCTGCAGTCTGTCGATTGTCCGCTGATGTCCCCGCAGGAGCGGCAGGCATTTTCCTTGACCGCCAGGCAGATGTCCGTGCCGTTCAAACGAATGGTCGGAGACGCCAGAAATTTATATTTTTCGGCCATCCGTTCATCTGTGATTTCAATTCTACGGAGTACAATTTCATATCCTGCCAGAGACAAGACATGCTCGACATCCTGTATTGCCTCATTAAGCACGTCGTCGGCCCCAAGGCATCTGTCACATGTCTGAAGATCAAGGAACAAAAAGTCTACGACCAGCTTTTTATCAGGCAGAACGATTTTGGTGACGACATCACTGCTGCACGAGCAGCCTCGGGCAGTTTTTTTCTGGCCAAGATGAATGCGTGACATATTTCAGCCTCCTATACCAACAAAAATTGAAGGGCATTGAACAAATACCCGATGATGATAATACCAACAGTGACAATCGCAACAAAAACCGCCAGCAGTTTCGGTTTGACGGCGCGACGCAGCATAATTATGGAGGGTGCCGACAGCGCCGTGACCGCCATCATAAACGACAGGATTGTTCCGAGGCCGACGCCCTTCAAAAAGAGTGCTTCTGCAATTGGGATTGTGCCAAAGATATCGGCATACATCGGAACGCCGACAACCGTCGCCAGAATGACGGAAAACGGGTTTTTATTTCCAAGAATCATTTGGATGATGCTCTCCGGTATCCAGTTGTGGATGATAGCGCCGATGCCAACGCCGATGAGAACATACCAGAAGACTTTTCTGACGGTTGCCTGCACCTGTTCCCACGCATATTGCAGGCGATCTCGCTTTGTCAGCTCGGGTGATTCGAGATCGACACTGGCGGCAGATTTAATGAAGCTCTCTACATGCTTTTCCATACCGAGTTTTTGAATCAGCGTCCCGCCGATAACGGCCAGAACAAGACCGACGACGACATAGGCGAGGGCAACTTTTCCGCCAAAGATGCTCATGAGCAGGACAAGGGAGCCCAAATCAACGAGCGGCGACGAAATCAGAAACGAAAATGTGACACCGACGGGCAGACCGGCACTGGAGAAACCAATAAAGAGCGGAATCGAGGAGCAGGAACAAAACGGCGTCACCGTGCCGAGCAGCGCAGCAAGCGCGTTAGCGATAAGGCCGTTAAACCGCCCTAAAATCCGCTTAGTCCGTTCGGGCGGAAAATAGCTTTGGATATAGGAAATGATCAAAATGAGAACGGAGAGTAAAACGAGAATCTTGACGGCGTCATACAGGAAAAACTGAACGCTGCCCCAGAGCCGTGTGTTTAAATCGAGGCCCAGTGACGTAATTGCTGTTCCGATAAGCGCGTGCAGCCAGTTCATCCCCAATATTTGTGTTTGAAAAAAGACCCATATGGACTCGATAGCGGTCATAGTAACACCCCTTCACATTTAAAAATTTCGATATATTTGTCCGAATAAAAGCCATCAGGCTGACGGCTTTTTCAGGCAGCAGTTTGTATTGACAGTTTTTATATCAAGGCTTGTCAGTCTCTTCAGCAGGTCCAAGGCATGCTGGCTGCCGCTCTCGCTGAGTTGATAGTGCGTCCATTTTCCGTCCTGCCGGCTGTCAACAATACCGGAATCACATAAGATTTTCATGTGATACGATAACGTCGACTGGCTGATTAGAAGCTTCTCCAGCAGGACGCAGGCGCATTTTTCGCCACTGCGTAAAAGCTGGAGAATCATGAGACGGTTTTCATCGCAAAAAGCTTTAAAAACACGCGCGTTTTCCCGATGCGCCAATTCCATGCCCCTCACTCCAAATCGAGAATAATCGATATATAATAGCATAATCGTCACATTCAAATTTGTCAATGTGTTTTATGAAAAATTGTCATTTTCTTTTCTTGCCGAAGGGCGCCGACAGTTTTTCCATTTTGACGGGCTGCCCGCATATTTTGCAGTCGGTCATATTGCCAATGATCTCGTTACTGCGGCCTACCGGGATTTCAACGACTGTCTGTTCCGGAAAAACCTCCACTTTGCCGATATCACGGACTGTGAGGGATGTGCGATCGACGATAGCGCCGATGATGTGATTGACGGCGGCGCGATGCCTTGAGCCGACATCAAGCAGAATCGTTTCATAGACGGACGGTTTCGCTTTCGGCAAGGCGGGGCGCTTGCGTTCTTTCGGCATGGCATCATTAACAGGCTGCTGCACATGAGGGATAATGGCCGGTGCCAAATCGCGCTCAAAATTCAGCTGCATCGCTGCTGCGGCAATCTGATGATAGGTATAACCACGCATGGCCAATTGATCCGCCATTTCAGAAAAGTAAGGTGTTATCTCAATTTGCAGCGCCTCTTCCATGGCCGAGGTTATTTTTGCACGATTCACCTTCTTGATTTCGTCGGTCGTCGGCAGTTCAATCCGCGTAATCTGAGACTTTGCTTCGCGCGCGATATTCCGCATGGCGTAAACCTCGCGATTGCCGCTGCACAGCGTGACAGACCGGCCGAATTTTCCGGCACGGCCTGTGCGGCCGATTCGGTGCACATAGTACTCGGAATTAGCCGGAATATCGAAGTTGATCACCATATCCACATCGCTGACGTCGATGCCACGGGCGGCAATATCCGTTGCGATGAGGATGGCGGTTCTGCCCTGCTTAAACCCATGCATGACAGCTGTCCTCTGGGATTGCTTAATATCACTGTGAATACTCTCAACGCTGAAATTCCGAAAAGCCAGCAGCTCCGTAAGCTCATCGACCATCTTCTTCGTATTGCAAAAAATAATTGCTTTGGCCGGCGCATGAAAATCCAGGAGGGCAACGAGCGCGTCTTTCTTTCTGTTATGGGGCACATCGACGAAATTTTGTTCAATCTCGGCGATTGTCACCTGATCCTTATTAATCTCAATCATTTGCGGGTTCGTTTGGAACTCGTTTGTCAGTTTTAAAATCGCCGGTGGCATCGTTGCGGAAAACAGAACAGTCTGCCGGTCTTCCGGCGTATCTCTTAGAATTGTCTCGATATCTTCTTTGAAGCCCATATTTAGCATCTCGTCGGCCTCATCCAGAATGACCATTTTCAAATTGTTCAGTTTAATGGTTTTCCGCCGCATATGGTCCATCACCCGGCCGGGCGTGCCGACGACGATGTTGGCCCGTCGCAGGCGAATACACTGCTTGTCAATCGCGGCGCCGCCATATATTTCAACGGGACGGACGCCCGTTTTAAAGCGTGCAACTTTGCGAATTTCGTCGGCAGCCTGCATCGCCAGCTCACGCGTCGGGCAGAGAATAAGCACCTGAATCGTCGGCTTCTCCTCATGATTGTCAACCTTCTCAATTGCCGGAATTGCAAAAGCGACTGTTTTTCCTGTTCCAGTCTGCGAGCGCGCGATAACGTCCGCGCCTGTTCTGATAAGAGGAATAGCCTCGGATTGGACAGGTGTGGCGAAATCAAAGCCCATCTCGACAATGGCTCTTTCAATTTTTGGGGTCAGGTTCAGCTGCGAAAACGGAATTTTTGTCATTTATTTCCTCAATTCTAAAATAAAAAACGAGACAGAATGCCTCGTTTCAATAAACGATTAATTTGTATGATTCGCCGTTTAAACTATCATATTCACTGTATATTGTCAAATACAATGTTGTTTAGCAGGCTATTGGGACAGATTTGACTTGGCGGCATGTTGACAGCGGCCATTCTATTTTGATACTATTAAATAAAGTTTTGTTAGGATAGGAGCGTTTTTGCATGGGTTGGATTATTGTCGGCATCGTTGTCATTATCCTCATCATCTGGTTTATTAGCGCTTATAACCGTTTCGTTTCTCTGCGCAACCGCGTTGAAGAAGCCTTCTCCACGATGGATGTCTATCTGAAAAAGCGCTATGATCTCGTGCCCAACCTTGTTGAGACCGTTAAGGGTTACGCCAAACACGAAAGCACGACGTTTGAAAACATCGTCAAAGCCCGGAGCATGGCCATGGGCGCACAGTCGCTTGAGGAGCGGGCGCAGGGCGAAAACATGCTGACAGGCACACTTAAATCACTGTTCGCCCTTGCAGAAAATTATCCAGAACTCAAGGCCAATCAGAACTTTCTTGACCTGCAGGGGCAGCTGGCGGCCATTGAAAACGATATTATGAATTCCCGCAAGTATTACAACGCCATCGTCCGTGAATTCAACATCGCGCGTGAGGCCTTCCCGAGCGTCATCGTTGCCAACATGATGCATCTTGAGAAGAAGCCCATGTTCGAGATCGACGGCGCAGAACGCCAGAACGTCAAGGTTCAATTCTAAATCTGACACAGCGTATACAAAGGATAGCATTGCAAGCAAGCCGCCGCTTTCTGCTGATGCTATCCTTTATAACGTGAATGGACAATTTGAGCGAAGGGGATTCCTATGAAGAAGATTTTTGCCATTGTCATCTTAATCGCCGCCCTCGCGGCGCTGCTCATCATGCCGGCGGCAGCGGCGGAATATTTCACGATCTCCAACTATAAAGTAAACGTCAACATTTCTGAGAAGAATACATATGACGTGACCGAGGTCATTACCGTCAAATTTACGGAGCCGCGGCACGGTATCTATCGCAACATCCCCTATAATGGTACATGGCTGCGAGACGCGGACCACGGCGGCAATACAGACTGGCGGGCCAAAATATCGAATATCCGTGTGGACGGGGACAATTATTCCGTCAGCAAAAGTGGCGGCGACGTCGTTATCAAAATCGGCGACGCCGACAAATATGTGGACGGCACGCAGGTCTACCGGATATCCTACAGCATCCAGTTTTATGACGATGGGCTGCCGAATATGGACGAAGTCTACTACAACATCATCGGCACAGAATGGGATACAACGATCGATCACGCCTCCTTTTCCGTGACGCTGCCGAAGAGCTTTGACCCCGCGACGCTGGGCTTCTCGACCGGTACGTATGGGACTTCCGGTTATGACACCGCATCGCTGACGTATCAGGTGGTCGGCAACACAATCACAGGCGAGGTCAGCCGGCCGCTTGCCAGCGGGCAGGGCGTCACAATGCGCCTGGAGTTGCCGCAGGGTTACTTTGCCATTCCCAATCAGGGCGGCCCGGACGTTGCCCTCCTCGTCGGTATCGCGTTGCTTGTGCTGTTGGCCTTCGTCCTCTTCCTGCTCTACGGCAGGGACAGCAAGGTTGTCAAAACCGTCGAGTTTTACGCACCGGACGGCCTCACCCCTGCCGAGGTGGGGTACATCATTGACGGCGTCGTTGACAACCGGGATGTCGTGTCGCTTATTATTTACTGGGCGCACCGCGGCTATCTGACGATCGAAGACACCGGCGGGTCAAAATTCCAATTCCGAAAGCTCCGCGAACCGGATGATGATGCCCAACTATTTGAAAAACATATGTTCCAAAATCTTTTTGCAACCGGTGCACTCGTGACGTCAGCGAGTCTGACGAACACATTTTATACAACCGTCAACAGCACCAAGACGATGGTCAGCAATTCGTTTGATCATGAAAAGCGCCGCGTGTTTACAAAAACGTCCGCTGCGTTGCGGCCGCTTGTCAGCTTCATGACGGCGCTGCCCGTTATGCTGACGCTCCTATTGACGAATTTCCGTCTGTCGCAAGATTTTACAGACACCTTGATCACAACGGCGATTTTTGGCATTCTCATTATGCTGCCCGTGATGCTGCTTGTCAGCACGCTCCGCCGGTGGCGCGGCAAGGGCCCGGTCAGCCGGGTTGCTTCGCTCATCGCCGGGATACTTCTGGCTTTTATCACCATGACATTTTTCCTCGTGATGACAGCGGATTCCGTGTTTGTCCCGGCGCTGCCCTGGTGCGCCGCCCTAGGGACGGTGCTGCTCGGCCTGATTGCCGCGTTTATCGACAAGCGCACGCCCAAAGGAACGGAGTGGATGGGCAAAATCAGCGGCTTTCGCGATTTCCTGGAGCTTGCCGAGCGCGACAAGCTCGTCACCCTTGTCGAGCAGGACCCGAAGTATTTCTACAACATCCTGCCCTACGCCTGGGTGCTCAACGTGTCGGACAAATGGGCTAAAAAGTTCGAGACGATCGCGATTCAGCCGCCGGACTGGTACTATGGCCACGGAGGCGCCTTCTATCCCGTTATGTTCATGAGCGACCTCAACCGCTCGATGAATGCCGTGCAGTCGACGATGGTCTCGCGCCCGTCCTCCTCGGGCGGCGGCAGCGGCTTTTCCGGCGGCGGCTTCTCCGGCGGCGGCGGCGGCGGTGGCGGCGGCGGCAGTTGGTAGAATATTGACTATCTGAAAAAGGACCGCCACCGATTAACGGTGACGGTCTTTTTTGGCGGCTTCTCCGGACTCGTCGGGGCGCCTGTTTGAGATTCGAAGCGCTGTAACTTAAATTGCTATAACCTGCCTGACGCGGTCGGACACGATTTCAGCCAGCCGCCGATCCGTGCCGAGCGTTGACCCCATCGTCATTTTGACATGGGGGTATTTTTCGTTGAGCGCCGCGATTTCTCCCGGTATATCTTCTTTTATATGAATTCCGGCAAAGAGGAAATAAGGGATAACGACGATGTTGTCGGCACCTTTATCAATGAGGTTTTTAATGCCCGCTTCAAGGTTTTTGTCCCGAAACTGCAGATACGCTTCCTCAATCATATCGCTGACAAGAATTTCTTTGACGAAAGACGTGATTTGCGCCATGGTCTTTTCTGTGTCGCCTTCACGGCTGCCGTGCGCTAAGAGCAGAATACCAGTCATTTGAACTCTCCTGTTATATGTTTTTAAAATAGTGTGCCGCTGCCGCCAGTGTTTTATCAAGCTGCTCGTTGGTATGCGCGTCTGACAAAAACATCGCTTCAAATTGCGACGGCGCCAGATAAACGCCGCTTTGGAGCATGTGCATAAAATACCGGGAGAAGCCTACCGTATCGGCGCGTTGGGCATCATTGAAATTGTCGACAGGGCCGGGCGTAAAGAAAAGGCAGCCCAGCGAGCCGACGCGGTTTAACGCACAGGGCACACCGGCGCGGTCAACGATTTCTTGCAACCCGCTAAACAGCTTTTCGGCTGATGCTTCCAGGTGTGCGTAAACCGCCGGATGTTCCTTTAGATAAGTCAACTGGGCGATACCTGCCGCCATTGCAATCGGGTTGCCGCTTAACGTGCCCGCCTGGTAGACGGCACCGAGCGGCGCGACTTGCGCCATAAGGTCTCTCCGGCCGCCATAAGCCCCGACAGGGAGCCCGCCGCCGATGATTTTTCCAAAGGCCGTCAGGTCCGGGCGGACGCCGAAGCGCTCCTGCGCCCCGCCAAGCCCGAGACGAAAGCCTGTAATGACTTCATCAAAAATTAAAAGCGTCCCGTTTTCATTGCACAGCATGCGCAGAGCTGTAAGGAAATTTTCCCGTGGCGGGATAACGCCCATATTTGCGGCGACAGGCTCAATGATAACGGCCGCAATCTCGCCTTTGTTGCGTTCGAAGATTTCTTTTGTTATTTCGAGGTCGTTATAGGGCGCCGTCAACGTGTCCTTGGCACAGCCTGCTGTCACACCGGCGCTGCCGGAGATACCGGCCGTCATCAGGCCGGAGCCCGCCTTCACCAGCATCGCGTCGCAATGGCCGTGATAACAGCCCTCAAATTTAAGAATTTTGTCCCGGCCGGTTGCACCGCGGGCCACGCGAATGGCGCTCATGACAGCCTCGGTGCCCGAGTTGACCATGCGCACCATATCGATGGATGGGAAAATCGAACAGATGAGCTCCGCCATTGTCACTTCCCGCGCCGTCGCCGCACCGTAGCTCAGGCCGTCTCGGGCGGCCTTCATAACGGCTTCTAAAATAACGGGATGGTTATGACCGAGAATCATCGGCCCCCAGGAACCGATATAATCGACATACTCGTTTCCGTCAACATCTGTTATCAGGGCACCATCGGCGCTTTTAATAAAGCGGGGCGTGCCGGAAACCGACATAAACGCGCGCACCGGGCTGTTGACGCCGCCGGGGATTACTTTTTTCGCTTGCTCAAACAGGCGCTCTGATTCTGTCATTAGCCAAGCCTCCCCGCGTCAATCAAACCGGCGATTTCCGGCGCGTAATAGGAAATCAAAATATCGGCACCAGCCCTGAAGATGGACGCCGTTGTCTCGCAGATCATGGACGATTCGTCGACATACCCCGCGCGAGCTGCCGACTTGATCATTGCATACTCGCCGCTGACGCTGTAAGCCGCCGTGGGGACGTTGCAGGCGGCGGAAACACGGTCAATCACATCGAGGTAAGAGAGCGCGGGCTTGACCATTAAGATATCGGCGCCTTCTTGAAGGTCAAGCGCGGCCTCCTTGAGGGCTTCTTTTTTATTGTGATAATCCATCTGATAACCGCGTCGGTCGCCAAAGGCGGGTGCGGAACCGGCCGCGTCGCGAAACGGGCCGTAGAAGGCAGAGCTGTATTTGACGGCGTAGCTCATGATGGGGATATGTGAATAGGAATTCTGGTCGAGGCACGCCCGGATTGCGGCGACGCGGCCGTCCATCATATCCGACGGAGCGACCATATCGGCACCGGCCTGGGCCTGTGAGAGCGCCGTTTTGGCCAAAAGCGGCAGCGTCTTGTCATTATCCACCGCGTGACCGCTTATCACGCCGCAGTGACCGTGCGAGGAATATTCACAGAGGCAGACGTCTGTGACACAGTAAACGGACGGATATTCCGCTTTTATTTTAATAAGCGCCTTCTGGACGATGCCGTCGTCTGCATAAGCGCCGCTTGCCAGCGCGTCCTTGCCGTCCGGAATGCCGAAGAGGAGAACTTTGTCAATACCGGCCTTCAACAACGGCTCTATAACCGCCGGAAGGCGGTCAACGCTGTAACGGAACTGACCCGGCATGGCGGCGATTTCCTCTGCGATTTGATTACCTTCTTTAATGAATAGCGGGTAAATGAGGGAGGCTTTCGAAATCCGCGTTTCCCGAACCATTTCCCGAAGCGCCGGAGCGCCACGGAGACGGCGCGGTCTGTGAACAAGGTCCATTTACGCGCCCTCCCGCACAGATTGATGGAGCTCGGCGATTTTCTCTGCAAGGCTCTCAACTGAAATCTCCTTGGAGACGGCCGTTTTCATGCCGAACGTTCGGGCTTCCTGCGCTGTCTGCTCACCGATGCAGACGGCTGTAATTTCGGAAAAATCAGCCGATTCATAAAGCGCCGCAAAGCCACGGACGGTGGAGGCGCTCGTAAAAGCGACGAAGTCGATTTTTTTCTTCCCGAGGATATCGCGGCAAAGCATATTGTTGGGATACAGCGTGTCATACACCGGAATGTCGTCGTAAACGATACCGGCGTCGTCCAGTGCCGCTGTTAATTCCGAGGAGCCGATTTTAGCACGCGGGATGAGGAGCTTTTCGCCGGGCTTGACGACAGCGGCCAGCGCCTTGCCTAAATGGGCCGTATCGTAAACAGCCGGGACGCAATCGACGAATATACCGCGGCTGTTGATCGCTTTTTCCGTTGCCGAGCCGATGGCTGCAAATTTCATAGCGCCGAGCGCCCGAATATCAGTTTTATTTTTTCGGAGGGTATCAAAGAAAATTTCGACACCCGCCTGACTTGTCAAGACCACCCACGCATAATCCTTCAAATTTTCAAGAGCCGATTGGAAGGGGGCGTTTTGAGAAATCGCCGCCGTTTTGATCGCCGGGATTTCGAGAACCTCGGCACCGAGCGCCCGAAGTTTTTTCGTCAGCTTGGAGGCTAGCTCCTGCGGGCGCGTCACGACGACGCGCGCCCCACCCAAGGGCCTGTCCTCCGCCCAGTGGAATTTTTCGGACAGGCTGCAGACCATGCCGATGATGATTATGGACGGCGTTGAGATGTTTTCACGGCGAGCTGTCTCCGGCAATTTTTCCAGTGTCGAGACGACGCGGCGCTGGGCGGCTGTCGTCCCTTTTTCCAAAACAGCCGCCGGCATGTGCGGGCTCATTCCGGATTGGATCAAGCTATTGCAGATATAATCCAACGCCCCGACGCCCATTAAAAATATCAGGGTGCCGTTGAGCCTCACAAGCGCGTCGAAATCGATGTCAGGCTTATCGTCATTTTTAAGATGGCCTGTGATGATGTGAACGGATGAACAAAAATCCCGGTGCGTCACGGGAATACCGGCATACGCGGGCACCGCGATGGCCGAGGTGACGCCGGGGACAATTTCAAACGGGACACGGTGCGCATTCAAAAGCTCCAGCTCTTCACCGCCGCGGCCGAAAAGGAACGGGTCGCCGCCCTTGAGGCGGACGACGTTTTGCCCTTTCTGCGCTTCTTTAAGCAGCACCTCGTTAATGCGCTCCTGCTTCATGACGGCGTGCCCGGCGCGCTTGCCAACATTGATACGTTTGGCGCTTTCCGGGATAAGGCCCAGTATCGCATCACCCACGAGGCTGTCATATAAAACAACGTCGGCTTCCTCCAGGAGACTTTTTGCTTTCAGTGTCAGAAGACCGATGTCGGACGGACCGGCACCGACGAGCCAAACTTTCCCTTTTTTCATTCTCATTCTCCTTTGAGGCGCGTCAGGCCTTTATCTCTTTTAAAAGCAATTCGGCAAGGGTGACCCCAAGCTGCTCGGCGCAGTCTGCCGACATCTCCATGGCGCCGGTCATATGCCGGGCGCTCTTTTCATCATAATGAAGGCCGAAAAGCCGAATCGTCTTCCCCGTAATTTTCGCATACGCCGCAATGGGGGAGGAGCAGCCGCCGTCCAAACGGCGGACAAAGGCGCGCTCGGCCGTTGACGCGAGCCTTGCTTCGCGGTCGTCAACGCAGTGGAGATAGGAATGATCGTCGCCCGCTCTGGCCTGTACAGCCAAAATTCCCTGGCCGGCTGCCGGAATCATTTCGCTCTCAGTAAAAACACGCGTGATGCGCCCGGAAAGCCCCATGCGGTTGAGGCCTGCACAGGCCAGCACCGTAGCGGCATAGTCGCCGCCGTCCAGCTTGCTGAGCCGGAGCAA belongs to Oscillospiraceae bacterium CM and includes:
- a CDS encoding thioredoxin family protein — encoded protein: MSIIKFIRKKETSCCGSGDADGKCCEKPAEKTVNSNARFVVLGACCQKSTDTFNNVKQAVKELGFTDDVVNVGDALEIAKYGVMQTPGLVVDGKVVSYGKLLKVDDVKKIFAKLGVK
- a CDS encoding DUF2703 domain-containing protein, which codes for MSRIHLGQKKTARGCSCSSDVVTKIVLPDKKLVVDFLFLDLQTCDRCLGADDVLNEAIQDVEHVLSLAGYEIVLRRIEITDERMAEKYKFLASPTIRLNGTDICLAVKENACRSCGDISGQSTDCRVFVFDGKEYEVPPKAMLIDALLRAVYGPERHAHRPNQYVLPDNLKRFFEGKRNKAEGLCCGITKCSC
- a CDS encoding permease, with protein sequence MTAIESIWVFFQTQILGMNWLHALIGTAITSLGLDLNTRLWGSVQFFLYDAVKILVLLSVLILIISYIQSYFPPERTKRILGRFNGLIANALAALLGTVTPFCSCSSIPLFIGFSSAGLPVGVTFSFLISSPLVDLGSLVLLMSIFGGKVALAYVVVGLVLAVIGGTLIQKLGMEKHVESFIKSAASVDLESPELTKRDRLQYAWEQVQATVRKVFWYVLIGVGIGAIIHNWIPESIIQMILGNKNPFSVILATVVGVPMYADIFGTIPIAEALFLKGVGLGTILSFMMAVTALSAPSIIMLRRAVKPKLLAVFVAIVTVGIIIIGYLFNALQFLLV
- a CDS encoding winged helix-turn-helix transcriptional regulator, which translates into the protein MELAHRENARVFKAFCDENRLMILQLLRSGEKCACVLLEKLLISQSTLSYHMKILCDSGIVDSRQDGKWTHYQLSESGSQHALDLLKRLTSLDIKTVNTNCCLKKPSA
- a CDS encoding DEAD/DEAH box helicase yields the protein MTKIPFSQLNLTPKIERAIVEMGFDFATPVQSEAIPLIRTGADVIARSQTGTGKTVAFAIPAIEKVDNHEEKPTIQVLILCPTRELAMQAADEIRKVARFKTGVRPVEIYGGAAIDKQCIRLRRANIVVGTPGRVMDHMRRKTIKLNNLKMVILDEADEMLNMGFKEDIETILRDTPEDRQTVLFSATMPPAILKLTNEFQTNPQMIEINKDQVTIAEIEQNFVDVPHNRKKDALVALLDFHAPAKAIIFCNTKKMVDELTELLAFRNFSVESIHSDIKQSQRTAVMHGFKQGRTAILIATDIAARGIDVSDVDMVINFDIPANSEYYVHRIGRTGRAGKFGRSVTLCSGNREVYAMRNIAREAKSQITRIELPTTDEIKKVNRAKITSAMEEALQIEITPYFSEMADQLAMRGYTYHQIAAAAMQLNFERDLAPAIIPHVQQPVNDAMPKERKRPALPKAKPSVYETILLDVGSRHRAAVNHIIGAIVDRTSLTVRDIGKVEVFPEQTVVEIPVGRSNEIIGNMTDCKICGQPVKMEKLSAPFGKKRK
- a CDS encoding LemA family protein; the encoded protein is MGWIIVGIVVIILIIWFISAYNRFVSLRNRVEEAFSTMDVYLKKRYDLVPNLVETVKGYAKHESTTFENIVKARSMAMGAQSLEERAQGENMLTGTLKSLFALAENYPELKANQNFLDLQGQLAAIENDIMNSRKYYNAIVREFNIAREAFPSVIVANMMHLEKKPMFEIDGAERQNVKVQF
- a CDS encoding DUF2207 domain-containing protein, which produces MKKIFAIVILIAALAALLIMPAAAAEYFTISNYKVNVNISEKNTYDVTEVITVKFTEPRHGIYRNIPYNGTWLRDADHGGNTDWRAKISNIRVDGDNYSVSKSGGDVVIKIGDADKYVDGTQVYRISYSIQFYDDGLPNMDEVYYNIIGTEWDTTIDHASFSVTLPKSFDPATLGFSTGTYGTSGYDTASLTYQVVGNTITGEVSRPLASGQGVTMRLELPQGYFAIPNQGGPDVALLVGIALLVLLAFVLFLLYGRDSKVVKTVEFYAPDGLTPAEVGYIIDGVVDNRDVVSLIIYWAHRGYLTIEDTGGSKFQFRKLREPDDDAQLFEKHMFQNLFATGALVTSASLTNTFYTTVNSTKTMVSNSFDHEKRRVFTKTSAALRPLVSFMTALPVMLTLLLTNFRLSQDFTDTLITTAIFGILIMLPVMLLVSTLRRWRGKGPVSRVASLIAGILLAFITMTFFLVMTADSVFVPALPWCAALGTVLLGLIAAFIDKRTPKGTEWMGKISGFRDFLELAERDKLVTLVEQDPKYFYNILPYAWVLNVSDKWAKKFETIAIQPPDWYYGHGGAFYPVMFMSDLNRSMNAVQSTMVSRPSSSGGGSGFSGGGFSGGGGGGGGGGSW
- a CDS encoding CbiX/SirB N-terminal domain-containing protein, whose product is MTGILLLAHGSREGDTEKTMAQITSFVKEILVSDMIEEAYLQFRDKNLEAGIKNLIDKGADNIVVIPYFLFAGIHIKEDIPGEIAALNEKYPHVKMTMGSTLGTDRRLAEIVSDRVRQVIAI
- the hemL gene encoding glutamate-1-semialdehyde 2,1-aminomutase → MTESERLFEQAKKVIPGGVNSPVRAFMSVSGTPRFIKSADGALITDVDGNEYVDYIGSWGPMILGHNHPVILEAVMKAARDGLSYGAATAREVTMAELICSIFPSIDMVRMVNSGTEAVMSAIRVARGATGRDKILKFEGCYHGHCDAMLVKAGSGLMTAGISGSAGVTAGCAKDTLTAPYNDLEITKEIFERNKGEIAAVIIEPVAANMGVIPPRENFLTALRMLCNENGTLLIFDEVITGFRLGLGGAQERFGVRPDLTAFGKIIGGGLPVGAYGGRRDLMAQVAPLGAVYQAGTLSGNPIAMAAGIAQLTYLKEHPAVYAHLEASAEKLFSGLQEIVDRAGVPCALNRVGSLGCLFFTPGPVDNFNDAQRADTVGFSRYFMHMLQSGVYLAPSQFEAMFLSDAHTNEQLDKTLAAAAHYFKNI
- the hemB gene encoding porphobilinogen synthase, whose translation is MDLVHRPRRLRGAPALREMVRETRISKASLIYPLFIKEGNQIAEEIAAMPGQFRYSVDRLPAVIEPLLKAGIDKVLLFGIPDGKDALASGAYADDGIVQKALIKIKAEYPSVYCVTDVCLCEYSSHGHCGVISGHAVDNDKTLPLLAKTALSQAQAGADMVAPSDMMDGRVAAIRACLDQNSYSHIPIMSYAVKYSSAFYGPFRDAAGSAPAFGDRRGYQMDYHNKKEALKEAALDLQEGADILMVKPALSYLDVIDRVSAACNVPTAAYSVSGEYAMIKSAARAGYVDESSMICETTASIFRAGADILISYYAPEIAGLIDAGRLG
- the cobA gene encoding uroporphyrinogen-III C-methyltransferase; the encoded protein is MKKGKVWLVGAGPSDIGLLTLKAKSLLEEADVVLYDSLVGDAILGLIPESAKRINVGKRAGHAVMKQERINEVLLKEAQKGQNVVRLKGGDPFLFGRGGEELELLNAHRVPFEIVPGVTSAIAVPAYAGIPVTHRDFCSSVHIITGHLKNDDKPDIDFDALVRLNGTLIFLMGVGALDYICNSLIQSGMSPHMPAAVLEKGTTAAQRRVVSTLEKLPETARRENISTPSIIIIGMVCSLSEKFHWAEDRPLGGARVVVTRPQELASKLTKKLRALGAEVLEIPAIKTAAISQNAPFQSALENLKDYAWVVLTSQAGVEIFFDTLRKNKTDIRALGAMKFAAIGSATEKAINSRGIFVDCVPAVYDTAHLGKALAAVVKPGEKLLIPRAKIGSSELTAALDDAGIVYDDIPVYDTLYPNNMLCRDILGKKKIDFVAFTSASTVRGFAALYESADFSEITAVCIGEQTAQEARTFGMKTAVSKEISVESLAEKIAELHQSVREGA